A DNA window from Paramormyrops kingsleyae isolate MSU_618 chromosome 10, PKINGS_0.4, whole genome shotgun sequence contains the following coding sequences:
- the LOC111858505 gene encoding metastasis-associated protein MTA2 isoform X2 produces MAANMYRVGDYVYFENSSSNPYLIRRIEELNKTANGNVEAKVVCLFRRRDISGSLNTLADSNARDFEEESKQPSLSEQQKHQLKHRELFLSRQFESLPATHIRGKCNVTLLNETDVLTGYLEKEDYFFYSLVFDPVQKTLLADQGEIRVGSKYQAEIPDKLADGDLDDRVQEKLETKVWDPDNQLKDQQIDQFLVVARAVGTFARALDCSSSIRQPSLHMSAAAASRDITLFHAMDTLQKNEYDLARAMSTLVPQGGPVLCRDEMEEWSASEAMLFEEALEKYGKDFNDIRQDFLPWKSLASVVQFYYMWKTTDRYIQQKRLKAAEADSKLKQVYIPTYTKPNPNQIMAPGNKPGMNGAAGFQKGLSCESCHTAQSPQWYAWGPPNMQCRLCASCWIYWKKYGGLKTPTQLEGATRASSDAAPRVHMTRQEVQGMSPFTSSAGRAKLLAKNRQTFILQTTKLTRIARRVCQDILQPRRAARRPYASINANAVKAECMIRLPKASKTPVKNRPVVRPTLVTIVKELALQAPLKLKAPRGAPTPINRNQVTQPRAASNLLGKRTFDSVAGLPFAANGRPFTSAMRTTSQSVIKRQKVNQGDAPNPVVFVATKDTRWVFSQGHGRPQKYI; encoded by the exons ATTATGTGTACTTTGAAAACTCCTCCAGCAACCCATACCTGATTCGCCGGATAGAGGAGCTTAACAAG ACGGCCAATGGCAACGTGGAAGCCAAGGTGGTGTGTCTGTTCAGACGGAGGGACATCTCAGGCAGCCTTAACACCCTCGCCGACAGCAATGCCA GAGACTTTGAGGAGGAGTCAAAGCAGCCTTCCCTTTCAGAGCAGCAGAAGCATCAGCTGAAGCACAGGGAGCTCTTCCTCTCACGGCAATTTGAGTCCCTCCCTGCGACTCACATACG GGGCAAATGCAATGTTACCCTCCTCAATGAAACAGATGTGCTGACTGGCTACCTCGAGAAAGAG GACTATTTCTTCTACTCTCTGGTGTTTGACCCAGTCCAGAAGACTCTACTGGCAGACCAAGGCGAGATTCGGGTTGGCTCCAAGTACCAGGCTGAAATTCCTGACAAGCTTGCCGATG GGGACTTGGATGACCGTGTGCAGGAAAAGCTGGAGACAAAGGTGTGGGACCCAGACAACCAGTTAAAGGATCAGCAGATTGACCAGTTCCTGGTAGTGGCACG ggcaGTGGGGACCTTCGCCCGTGCCCTGGACTGCAGCAGCTCCATCCGACAGCCCAGCCTGCACATGAGCGCTGCTGCCGCCTCGCGAGACATCACACTG TTTCACGCCATGGACACCCTGCAGAAGAACGAGTACGACCTGGCACGTGCCATGTCCACGCTGGTGCCCCAGGGTGGCCCAGTGCTGTGTCGCGATGAGATGGAAGAATGGAGTGCCTCCGAGGCCATGCTGTTCGAAGAGGCGCTGGAGAAGTACGGCAAGGATTTCAACGACATACGCCAGGACTTT CTGCCCTGGAAATCGCTGGCCAGTGTTGTTCAATTCTACTACATGTGGAAAACTACGGACCGCTACATCCAGCAG AAAAGGCTGAAAGCAGCAGAAGCAGACAGCAAACTGAAACAGGTTTACATCCCAACCTA TACCAAGCCCAACCCGAACCAGATCATGGCCCCAGGCAACAAGCCTGGCATGAATGGAGCAGCAGGCTTTCAGAAAGGGCTCAGCTGCGAGAGCTGCCACA CTGCTCAGTCACCACAGTGGTATGCCTGGGGCCCCCCCAACATGCAGTGCCGACTGTGCGCATCATGCTGGATTTACTGGAAGAAGTATGGAGGTCTGAAAACCCCCACACAGCTAGAGGGCGCCACAAGAGCAAGTTCG GATGCCGCCCCCCGAGTTCATATGACCCGCCAGGAAGTGCAAGGCATGTCTCCCTTCACCAGTAGCGCCGGCCGAGCCAAACTGCTGGCCAAAAACCGCCAGACCTTCATCCTGCAGACCACCAAGCTAACCAGAATCGCCCGTCGGGTGTGCCAGGACATCCTACAGCCTCGCCGTGCCGCTCGCCGCCCCTACGCCTCCATCAATGCCAATGCCGTCAAGGCAGAGT gcATGATCCGGCTCCCTAAAGCATCTAAAACTCCTGTGAAGAACCGGCCAGTTGTTCGGCCCACTCTGGTCACCATAGTTAAAGAGCTGG CTCTCCAGGCTCCTTTGAAGCTGAAGGCCCCCAGGGGAGCCCCTACCCCCATTAACCGCAACCAGGTGACGCAGCCTCGGGCAGCCAGTAACCTGCTGGGAAAGAGGACCTTTGACAGT GTTGCTGGGCTCCCTTTTGCTGCCAACGGCAGACCATTCACTTCTGCCATGAGGACCACCTCCCAGTCTGTCATCAAGCGCCAGAAGGTCAACCAGGGAGATGCTCCCAACCCTGTAGTATTTGTGGCCACCAAGGACACCAGGTGGGTGTTCTCACAGGGCCATGGCAGACCTCAAAAGTACATCTGA
- the LOC111858505 gene encoding metastasis-associated protein MTA2 isoform X1 yields the protein MAANMYRVGDYVYFENSSSNPYLIRRIEELNKTANGNVEAKVVCLFRRRDISGSLNTLADSNARDFEEESKQPSLSEQQKHQLKHRELFLSRQFESLPATHIRGKCNVTLLNETDVLTGYLEKEDYFFYSLVFDPVQKTLLADQGEIRVGSKYQAEIPDKLADGDLDDRVQEKLETKVWDPDNQLKDQQIDQFLVVARAVGTFARALDCSSSIRQPSLHMSAAAASRDITLFHAMDTLQKNEYDLARAMSTLVPQGGPVLCRDEMEEWSASEAMLFEEALEKYGKDFNDIRQDFLPWKSLASVVQFYYMWKTTDRYIQQKRLKAAEADSKLKQVYIPTYTKPNPNQIMAPGNKPGMNGAAGFQKGLSCESCHTAQSPQWYAWGPPNMQCRLCASCWIYWKKYGGLKTPTQLEGATRASSDAAPRVHMTRQEVQGMSPFTSSAGRAKLLAKNRQTFILQTTKLTRIARRVCQDILQPRRAARRPYASINANAVKAECMIRLPKASKTPVKNRPVVRPTLVTIVKELALQAPLKLKAPRGAPTPINRNQVTQPRAASNLLGKRTFDSVAGLPFAANGRPFTSAMRTTSQSVIKRQKVNQGDAPNPVVFVATKDTRALRKHLTQAEMRRAARKPHVAVRVKLPASLRPLPGSILPSSTNEPIVLED from the exons ATTATGTGTACTTTGAAAACTCCTCCAGCAACCCATACCTGATTCGCCGGATAGAGGAGCTTAACAAG ACGGCCAATGGCAACGTGGAAGCCAAGGTGGTGTGTCTGTTCAGACGGAGGGACATCTCAGGCAGCCTTAACACCCTCGCCGACAGCAATGCCA GAGACTTTGAGGAGGAGTCAAAGCAGCCTTCCCTTTCAGAGCAGCAGAAGCATCAGCTGAAGCACAGGGAGCTCTTCCTCTCACGGCAATTTGAGTCCCTCCCTGCGACTCACATACG GGGCAAATGCAATGTTACCCTCCTCAATGAAACAGATGTGCTGACTGGCTACCTCGAGAAAGAG GACTATTTCTTCTACTCTCTGGTGTTTGACCCAGTCCAGAAGACTCTACTGGCAGACCAAGGCGAGATTCGGGTTGGCTCCAAGTACCAGGCTGAAATTCCTGACAAGCTTGCCGATG GGGACTTGGATGACCGTGTGCAGGAAAAGCTGGAGACAAAGGTGTGGGACCCAGACAACCAGTTAAAGGATCAGCAGATTGACCAGTTCCTGGTAGTGGCACG ggcaGTGGGGACCTTCGCCCGTGCCCTGGACTGCAGCAGCTCCATCCGACAGCCCAGCCTGCACATGAGCGCTGCTGCCGCCTCGCGAGACATCACACTG TTTCACGCCATGGACACCCTGCAGAAGAACGAGTACGACCTGGCACGTGCCATGTCCACGCTGGTGCCCCAGGGTGGCCCAGTGCTGTGTCGCGATGAGATGGAAGAATGGAGTGCCTCCGAGGCCATGCTGTTCGAAGAGGCGCTGGAGAAGTACGGCAAGGATTTCAACGACATACGCCAGGACTTT CTGCCCTGGAAATCGCTGGCCAGTGTTGTTCAATTCTACTACATGTGGAAAACTACGGACCGCTACATCCAGCAG AAAAGGCTGAAAGCAGCAGAAGCAGACAGCAAACTGAAACAGGTTTACATCCCAACCTA TACCAAGCCCAACCCGAACCAGATCATGGCCCCAGGCAACAAGCCTGGCATGAATGGAGCAGCAGGCTTTCAGAAAGGGCTCAGCTGCGAGAGCTGCCACA CTGCTCAGTCACCACAGTGGTATGCCTGGGGCCCCCCCAACATGCAGTGCCGACTGTGCGCATCATGCTGGATTTACTGGAAGAAGTATGGAGGTCTGAAAACCCCCACACAGCTAGAGGGCGCCACAAGAGCAAGTTCG GATGCCGCCCCCCGAGTTCATATGACCCGCCAGGAAGTGCAAGGCATGTCTCCCTTCACCAGTAGCGCCGGCCGAGCCAAACTGCTGGCCAAAAACCGCCAGACCTTCATCCTGCAGACCACCAAGCTAACCAGAATCGCCCGTCGGGTGTGCCAGGACATCCTACAGCCTCGCCGTGCCGCTCGCCGCCCCTACGCCTCCATCAATGCCAATGCCGTCAAGGCAGAGT gcATGATCCGGCTCCCTAAAGCATCTAAAACTCCTGTGAAGAACCGGCCAGTTGTTCGGCCCACTCTGGTCACCATAGTTAAAGAGCTGG CTCTCCAGGCTCCTTTGAAGCTGAAGGCCCCCAGGGGAGCCCCTACCCCCATTAACCGCAACCAGGTGACGCAGCCTCGGGCAGCCAGTAACCTGCTGGGAAAGAGGACCTTTGACAGT GTTGCTGGGCTCCCTTTTGCTGCCAACGGCAGACCATTCACTTCTGCCATGAGGACCACCTCCCAGTCTGTCATCAAGCGCCAGAAGGTCAACCAGGGAGATGCTCCCAACCCTGTAGTATTTGTGGCCACCAAGGACACCAG AGCCCTCAGGAAACACCTGACACAGGCAGAGATGAGGAGAGCGGCCAGGAAGCCCCACGTTGCCGTGCGGGTGAAGCTGCCAGCGTCCCTTCGTCCACTGCCAGGCTCCATCCTGCCCTCCAGCACCAACGAGCCCATTGTGCTTGAGGACTGA
- the cth1 gene encoding cysteine three histidine 1: protein MSEEESIADLLLTPYPEDEDSEESLFPVEPLHWSGLSLAEALLPLVESPMSSHVPQSPWLCSTRYKTELCSRYAETGSCKYAERCQFAHGLHDLRVPSRHPKYKTELCHAFHTVGYCAYGARCLFVHGPEEQRQVRPRRRNIPCRTFRSFGVCPFGARCNFLHVDVGDEDENGKHKGGHQPGTLCRTFSSFGFCLYGTRCRFQHRVPAANSAGGPDCSLGVSCAQQLAGRALSLASDLLSSSDSSSSPPQSALTSPVYLDDSCTLTPPIASSVPLGHNAFTFSSQHLSDLLLPLAWRLKQLESTPAKVNSSPGVEGKSI from the exons ATGTCTGAGGAGGAG TCTATTGCAGACCTGTTGCTCACCCCTTACCCAGAagatgaggacagtgaggagTCCCTGTTTCCGGTTGAACCTCTGCACTGGTCTGGCCTGTCCTTGGCAGAGGCTCTGCTGCCGCTGGTGGAATCCCCCATGTCCTCCCATGTGCCCCAGTCACCATGGCTGTGCTCAACGCGCTACAAGACGGAGTTGTGTAGCCGCTATGCTGAGACCGGTTCCTGCAAGTATGCTGAGCGCTGTCAGTTTGCCCACGGTCTCCATGACCTACGCGTGCCCTCCCGTCACCCCAAGTACAAGACAGAGCTGTGTCATGCTTTCCACACTGTTGGCTACTGTGCTTATGGTGCACGCTGCCTCTTTGTGCACGGACCTGAGGAGCAGAGGCAGGTCAGGCCGCGGCGCCGCAACATCCCCTGCCGTACCTTCCGCTCCTTCGGTGTGTGTCCGTTTGGTGCCCGCTGCAACTTTCTGCATGTTGATGTTGGTGATGAGGATGAGAATGGTAAGCATAAAGGGGGCCACCAGCCTGGCACTCTGTGCCGCACTTTCAGCTCCTTTGGCTTCTGCCTGTATGGGACTCGCTGTCGCTTCCAGCACAGAGTTCCAGCAGCCAACTCTGCTGGAGGCCCGGACTGCAGCCTGGGTGTTTCCTGTGCACAGCAGCTGGCTGGGAGAGCCCTGTCCCTAGCCTCAGATTTGCTGTCTTCGTCTGATTCATCCTCTTCCCCTCCTCAATCTGCTCTCACTTCACCTGTATACTTGGATGACTCTTGTACCCTCACCCCACCAATAGCCTCTTCTGTTCCACTGGGCCACAATGCATTCACTTTCTCCAGCCAACACCTGAGTGACCTCCTCCTGCCTCTGGCCTGGAGGTTGAAGCAGCTGGAAAGTACTCCTGCAAAGGTCAATAGCTCCCCAGGTGTGGAGGGTAAAAGCATTTAG
- the taf6l gene encoding TAF6-like RNA polymerase II p300/CBP-associated factor-associated factor 65 kDa subunit 6L isoform X1, whose protein sequence is MADREERRFAEVSRESVRLMAESAGVELTDEVAALLAEDVCYRLREATQSSSQFMRHAKRRKLTVEDFNRALRWSNVEVVCGYGAQDVLPFRPIKEGELFFVEDRDVNLVELALATNIPKGCAETMVRVQVSYLDGKGNLEPQGTVPTAVQSLSDDLYKYYQQITRSILGEDPHLMKVALLDLQSNSKIAALLPYFVYVISGVKSVSHDLEQLNRLLHMVKSLVQNPYLYLGSYVRSLVSSVMYCILEPLAASINPLNDHWTLRDYAALLLSHIFWTHGDLVSGLYHQILLSLQKVLSDPVRPLCSHYGAVVGLHALGWKAVERVLYPHLPAYWANLQAVLDDYSVSNAQVKADGHKVYGAILVAVERLLKMKALSLSGSTEVRVDGMSGAGGTIGGRESSPGLSPPPEPQSEPGLGIASHLQAGGAGLPWEEWTPVPLPAMYCELYSFFGDSLAVRFSAGPSVGGSPPVASLQPPGPRKDTPGSGSAGSGGTASLDTTRKMPQLTASLSISPRQDGSPNGEPAPPSLPAPGRSLPRSSSCSSSVQRSRSSSARPGQRPLGPSRDVFPKARFAPLLTRPPAFSFLIGGRQMGRRCQARRFQTSFTPSAALSALPPRGYAHKLPVIGRVSKPLRRWACSHYSLHLPL, encoded by the exons ATGGCCGACAGAGAAGAGCGACGCTTTGCCGAGGTATCACGGGAGTCCGTCAGGCTCATGGCCGAAAGCGCTGGAGTGGAGCTCACTGATGAAGTTGCCGCCTTGCTGGCTGAGGATGTGTGCTACCGCCTGAGAGAAGCTACACAG AGTAGCTCTCAATTCATGAGACATGCCAAACGGCGCAAACTGACAGTCGAGGACTTCAACAGGGCGCTTCGGTGGAGCAACGTGGAG GTGGTCTGTGGGTATGGGGCCCAAGATGTGCTGCCCTTCAGGCCGATAAAGGAAGGGGAGCTGTTTTTTGTGGAGGACCGAGACGTTAACCTGGTGGAGCTGGCACTGGCCACAAATATTCCCAAGGGCTGTGCGGAGACCATGGTGCGAG TCCAAGTGTCCTACCTTGACGGGAAGGGAAACCTAGAGCCTCAGGGCACAG TACCTACTGCGGTGCAGTCTCTGTCAGATGACTTGTACAAGTACTACCAGCAGATCACTCGCTCCATCCTGGGGGAGGACCCACACCTCATGAAG GTGGCTCTGTTAGATCTCCAGTCAAACTCGAAGATTGCTGCACTCCTTCCATACTTCGTGTATGTCATCAGTGGG GTGAAGTCTGTCAGCCATGACCTGGAGCAGCTGAACCGCTTGCTGCACATGGTGAAGAGCCTGGTGCAGAACCCCTACCTGTACCTGGGCTCTTACGTGCGCAGCCTGGTGTCCAGTGTCATGTACTGCATCCTGGAGCCTCTGGCCGCCTCCATTAACCCCCTGAATGACCACTGGACCCTGCGTGACTATGCCGCCTTGCTGCTCAGCCACATCTTCTG GACCCATGGGGACCTGGTGAGTGGCCTGTACCACCAGATCCTGCTGTCCCTTCAGAAGGTGTTGTCGGACCCCGTGCGGCCGCTCTGCTCGCACTATGGGGCTGTGGTGGGGCTGCACGCGCTGGGCTGGAAG GCTGTAGAACGTGTTTTATACCCCCACCTCCCGGCCTACTGGGCCAACCTCCAGGCCGTGTTGGATGACTATTCTGTGTCCAACGCCCAGGTCAAGGCTGACGGGCACAAGGTTTATGGGGCCATCTTG gtggcagtGGAACGTCTGCTGAAGATGAAGGCCCTGTCTCTGTCTGGGTCAACAGAAGTAAGGGTTGATGGGATGTCGGGTGCTGGGGGGACCATCGGAGGCCGTGAGAGCTCCCCCGGGCTGAGCCCACCCCCTGAGCCGCAATCCGAGCCGGGCTTGGGTATCGCCAGCCACCTACAGGCGGGCGGCGCAGGCTTGCCCTGGGAGGAGTGGACACCTGTGCCCCTTCCTGCCATGTACTGCGAGCTCTACTCCTTCTTTGGGGACAGCCTGGCAGTGCGCTTCAGTGCTGGTCCCAGCGTCGGGGGCAGCCCCCCGGTGGCCTCACTGCAACCCCCTGGCCCTAGGAAGGACACTCCTGGCAGTGGCAGCGCTGGGAGCGGCGGCACTGCCAGCCTGGACACCACGCGCAAGATGCCCCAGCTGACAGCCAGCCTCAGCATCAGCCCGCGGCAGGACGGCAGCCCCAATGGCGAGCCAGCGCCGCCCAGCCTGCCAGCCCCTGGAAG ATCCTTGCCTCGTTCCTCTTCCTGCTCGTCATCAGTGCAGCGCTCCCGCTCGTCATCTGCtcggccaggccagcggccactgGGTCCATCCCGTGACGTCTTCCCTAAGGCCCGCTTTGCCCCCCTGCTGACCAGGCCCCCTGCCTTCTCCTTCCTCATTGGCGGACGGCAGATGGGTCGCCGGTGCCAGGCCCGCCGCTTCCAGACGAGCTTTACTCCGTCGGCAGCCTTATCGGCTCTGCCGCCTCGGGGCTACGCCCACAAGCTGCCTGTCATCGGCAGGGTCAGCAAGCCACTGCGCCGCTGGGCCTGCTCCCACTACTCTCTGCACCTGCCTCTGTGA
- the taf6l gene encoding TAF6-like RNA polymerase II p300/CBP-associated factor-associated factor 65 kDa subunit 6L isoform X2: MVRVQVSYLDGKGNLEPQGTVPTAVQSLSDDLYKYYQQITRSILGEDPHLMKVALLDLQSNSKIAALLPYFVYVISGVKSVSHDLEQLNRLLHMVKSLVQNPYLYLGSYVRSLVSSVMYCILEPLAASINPLNDHWTLRDYAALLLSHIFWTHGDLVSGLYHQILLSLQKVLSDPVRPLCSHYGAVVGLHALGWKAVERVLYPHLPAYWANLQAVLDDYSVSNAQVKADGHKVYGAILVAVERLLKMKALSLSGSTEVRVDGMSGAGGTIGGRESSPGLSPPPEPQSEPGLGIASHLQAGGAGLPWEEWTPVPLPAMYCELYSFFGDSLAVRFSAGPSVGGSPPVASLQPPGPRKDTPGSGSAGSGGTASLDTTRKMPQLTASLSISPRQDGSPNGEPAPPSLPAPGRSLPRSSSCSSSVQRSRSSSARPGQRPLGPSRDVFPKARFAPLLTRPPAFSFLIGGRQMGRRCQARRFQTSFTPSAALSALPPRGYAHKLPVIGRVSKPLRRWACSHYSLHLPL; encoded by the exons ATGGTGCGAG TCCAAGTGTCCTACCTTGACGGGAAGGGAAACCTAGAGCCTCAGGGCACAG TACCTACTGCGGTGCAGTCTCTGTCAGATGACTTGTACAAGTACTACCAGCAGATCACTCGCTCCATCCTGGGGGAGGACCCACACCTCATGAAG GTGGCTCTGTTAGATCTCCAGTCAAACTCGAAGATTGCTGCACTCCTTCCATACTTCGTGTATGTCATCAGTGGG GTGAAGTCTGTCAGCCATGACCTGGAGCAGCTGAACCGCTTGCTGCACATGGTGAAGAGCCTGGTGCAGAACCCCTACCTGTACCTGGGCTCTTACGTGCGCAGCCTGGTGTCCAGTGTCATGTACTGCATCCTGGAGCCTCTGGCCGCCTCCATTAACCCCCTGAATGACCACTGGACCCTGCGTGACTATGCCGCCTTGCTGCTCAGCCACATCTTCTG GACCCATGGGGACCTGGTGAGTGGCCTGTACCACCAGATCCTGCTGTCCCTTCAGAAGGTGTTGTCGGACCCCGTGCGGCCGCTCTGCTCGCACTATGGGGCTGTGGTGGGGCTGCACGCGCTGGGCTGGAAG GCTGTAGAACGTGTTTTATACCCCCACCTCCCGGCCTACTGGGCCAACCTCCAGGCCGTGTTGGATGACTATTCTGTGTCCAACGCCCAGGTCAAGGCTGACGGGCACAAGGTTTATGGGGCCATCTTG gtggcagtGGAACGTCTGCTGAAGATGAAGGCCCTGTCTCTGTCTGGGTCAACAGAAGTAAGGGTTGATGGGATGTCGGGTGCTGGGGGGACCATCGGAGGCCGTGAGAGCTCCCCCGGGCTGAGCCCACCCCCTGAGCCGCAATCCGAGCCGGGCTTGGGTATCGCCAGCCACCTACAGGCGGGCGGCGCAGGCTTGCCCTGGGAGGAGTGGACACCTGTGCCCCTTCCTGCCATGTACTGCGAGCTCTACTCCTTCTTTGGGGACAGCCTGGCAGTGCGCTTCAGTGCTGGTCCCAGCGTCGGGGGCAGCCCCCCGGTGGCCTCACTGCAACCCCCTGGCCCTAGGAAGGACACTCCTGGCAGTGGCAGCGCTGGGAGCGGCGGCACTGCCAGCCTGGACACCACGCGCAAGATGCCCCAGCTGACAGCCAGCCTCAGCATCAGCCCGCGGCAGGACGGCAGCCCCAATGGCGAGCCAGCGCCGCCCAGCCTGCCAGCCCCTGGAAG ATCCTTGCCTCGTTCCTCTTCCTGCTCGTCATCAGTGCAGCGCTCCCGCTCGTCATCTGCtcggccaggccagcggccactgGGTCCATCCCGTGACGTCTTCCCTAAGGCCCGCTTTGCCCCCCTGCTGACCAGGCCCCCTGCCTTCTCCTTCCTCATTGGCGGACGGCAGATGGGTCGCCGGTGCCAGGCCCGCCGCTTCCAGACGAGCTTTACTCCGTCGGCAGCCTTATCGGCTCTGCCGCCTCGGGGCTACGCCCACAAGCTGCCTGTCATCGGCAGGGTCAGCAAGCCACTGCGCCGCTGGGCCTGCTCCCACTACTCTCTGCACCTGCCTCTGTGA